The following are encoded in a window of Syngnathus scovelli strain Florida chromosome 4, RoL_Ssco_1.2, whole genome shotgun sequence genomic DNA:
- the slc30a4 gene encoding probable proton-coupled zinc antiporter SLC30A4 produces the protein MSGGSLLSKVRSAFRRERNDWDMSSDTAPFDFSDELVEDEVPKFNKLKVVVSGEMSDYSAGTPSNGVAVNTLVVSGHEEDDDSLLDSSSSVGSPGLNMDPCDSCTKKRETVKQRKVMKRLVIAALLYFLFMVAEIIGGYVSNSLAIMTDALHMLADVVGILFSLLALWLSTKPPTKRFTFGLHRLEVISAVLSVVLIYILTGILLFEAIQRTIKQDFNIDGDVMIITAAVGVAVNVVMGFLLNQGCHLHTHGDGHSHGHGHSHGATAATLGSQSAGSGQNQRQHGSLAVRAAFIHALGDLLQSLGVLIAAYIVRFKPEYKLADPICTYIFSVLVLFTTIRIIRDTTVIVLEGVPSHLDTVQIKEDLLKLEDVQSVDELNVWALTADKTAALVHLQLKPLSASNWEDVQAKARHLLLHTYSLTRCTVQVQTHRRRPVRTCAHCEQLST, from the exons ATGTCGGGTGGTAGCCTGTTGAGCAAAGTGCGCTCCGCCTTCAGGAGAGAGCGCAACGACTGGGACATGAGTAGCGACACGGCACCCTTCGACTTCTCAGATGAGCTGGTGGAAGACGAAGTGCCCAAATTCAACAAGCTGAAG GTGGTAGTCTCTGGCGAGATGTCGGACTACTCTGCCGGAACGCCGTCCAATGGAGTAGCGGTCAACACGCTGGTGGTGTCGGGTcatgaggaagatgatgactcCTTGCTGGATTCTTCCTCCAGCGTGGGCAGCCCAGGCTTGAACATGGATCCATGCGACAGCTGCACCAAGAAGAGGGAGACAGTGAAGCAGAGGAAGGTGATGAAGAGGCTGGTCATTGCGGCTCTGCTCTACTTTCTTTTCATGGTGGCTGAAATTATAG GTGGATATGTTTCGAACAGTTTAGCCATCATGACTGACGCTCTGCACATGTTAGCTGACGTGGTGGGTATCCTGTTCTCTCTGCTGGCTCTGTGGCTCTCCACTAAACCTCCCACCAAGAGATTCACCTTTGGACTGCATCGGCTTG AGGTGATATCCGCTGTCCTGAGTGTGGTGCTCATCTACATCCTGACGGGAATACTGCTTTTTGAGGCCATTCAAAGGACAATAAAACAAGACTTCAACATCGATGGCGATGTCATGATCATTACAGCAGCTGTGGGTGTGGCTGTCAACGTCGT AATGGGCTTCTTATTAAACCAAGGGTGTCATCTTCACACTCATGGCGACGGTCACTCTCACGGCCACGGTCACTCTCATGGCGCCACAGCAGCCACGTTGGGGTCACAGTCCGCGGGGTCCGGACAGAACCAGAGGCAGCACGGCAGCTTGGCTGTCCGAGCCGCCTTCATCCACGCTTTGGGTGACCTTCTCCAGAGCCTCGGGGTTCTCATAGCTGCATACATCGTCCGCTTCAAG CCCGAGTATAAACTTGCGGATCCAATTTGTACCTACATCTTCTCGGTTCTGGTTCTGTTCACCACAATCCGCATCATACGTGACACAACAGTCATTGTGCTGGAAG GTGTGCCGAGTCATCTGGACACAGTGCAGATCAAAGAAGATCTCTTAAAGTTGGAGGACGTGCAGTCGGTGGACGAGTTAAATGTTTGGGCGCTGACTGCAGATAAAACCGCAGCACTTGTGCATCTTCAACTAA AGCCCTTAAGTGCCAGCAACTGGGAGGATGTCCAAGCAAAGGCTCGTCACCTGTTGCTTCACACCTACAGTCTGACAAGATGCACGGTCCAGGTCCAGACGCACAGGCGGAGGCCCGTGCGCACCTGTGCACACTGTGAGCAGCTCAGCACTTAA